A single window of Synechococcus sp. C9 DNA harbors:
- the psbD gene encoding photosystem II D2 protein (photosystem q(a) protein) translates to MTIAIGRTQERGIFDALDDWLKRDRFVFVGWSGLLLFPCAYLALGGWLTGTTFVTSWYTHGLASSYLEGANFLTVAVSTPADAFGHSLLFLWGPEANWDFTRWCQIGGLWTFVALHGAFGLIGFCLRQLEIARLVGVRPYNAIAFTGPIAVFVSVFLLYPLGQSSWFFAPSFGVAAIFRFILFFQGFHNWTLNPFHMMGVAGILGGALLCAIHGATVENTLYQDGDAANTFRAFEPTQSEETYSMVTANRFWSQIFGIAFSNKRWLHFFMLFVPVTGLWMSSIGVVGLALNLRAYDFVSQELRAAEDPEFETFYTKNILLNEGIRAWMATMDQPHENFVFPEEVLPRGNAL, encoded by the coding sequence ATGACCATTGCAATTGGACGCACCCAGGAGCGGGGCATATTTGATGCCCTCGATGACTGGCTGAAACGGGATCGTTTCGTGTTCGTGGGCTGGTCGGGGCTGTTGCTGTTCCCCTGCGCCTATTTGGCCTTGGGGGGTTGGCTGACCGGCACGACCTTTGTCACTTCTTGGTACACCCACGGTCTGGCTTCTTCCTACCTGGAAGGGGCGAACTTTTTGACGGTGGCGGTGTCCACCCCGGCGGATGCCTTTGGCCATTCCCTGCTGTTTTTGTGGGGACCGGAAGCCAACTGGGATTTCACGCGCTGGTGCCAAATTGGCGGTCTGTGGACGTTTGTGGCTCTGCACGGGGCGTTTGGCTTGATTGGCTTCTGCCTGCGCCAGTTGGAGATTGCCCGGCTGGTGGGGGTGCGCCCGTACAATGCGATTGCGTTCACCGGCCCGATTGCGGTGTTCGTGTCGGTATTTTTGCTGTACCCCTTGGGGCAGTCTAGTTGGTTTTTCGCCCCGAGTTTTGGGGTGGCGGCGATTTTCCGCTTTATTCTGTTTTTCCAAGGGTTCCACAACTGGACGCTCAACCCCTTCCACATGATGGGCGTGGCGGGCATCCTGGGTGGGGCATTGCTGTGCGCCATTCACGGGGCGACCGTGGAAAACACCCTGTACCAGGATGGGGATGCGGCCAACACCTTCCGGGCGTTTGAGCCGACCCAATCCGAGGAAACCTACTCGATGGTGACCGCCAACCGGTTCTGGTCCCAGATTTTTGGGATTGCTTTTAGCAACAAGCGCTGGTTGCACTTCTTTATGTTGTTTGTGCCGGTGACGGGGCTGTGGATGTCCTCCATCGGTGTGGTGGGTCTGGCGTTGAACCTGCGGGCCTATGACTTTGTGTCCCAGGAACTGCGGGCGGCGGAGGACCCGGAGTTTGAAACCTTCTATACCAAGAACATTCTGCTGAACGAAGGCATCCGGGCTTGGATGGCGACGATGGATCAACCCCACGAAAA